From the genome of Grus americana isolate bGruAme1 chromosome 4, bGruAme1.mat, whole genome shotgun sequence:
TGAACTAAATTACAAGTCAACGTATGCTACATGTAATCACTGCCCAATGTCACTGCACCACTGAGTAACAACTTTTTATAGGCTGTGCTGACTCAAAAGAAGATGGGCTTCTCATGAAAACCCTTTAATAGGTGTGTATTCAAGGGCAAAAAGTAAAACAAGCTATGCAAACTGCAAAGGCACTTAAAGCCATTAAGAGCAGGTGAGAAGTAACAAAAACATTCTAAGTTTTCACTAGTCCTAGCAAAACACTCAAAAAAGGTTCCTgctctctctccctgctctcAGCAACATCCCTGAATATTACAGAAGGAGGAAGACACTCAGGAAGGTTTTGCAGCAAGTCTCTACAGAACACAGTAGTTAGTGTTCCTTTATCCAGTTTAGTTTCTGAAGACCTGCAGCTTGGGTTTCTTATTGGCCTGAGACAGCATAGAGCAGCGGCCTGTTCTATAACTGGATTTATTACATGTGAATTTCACCTGCTCTATAAAAGCGACACTGCCACGTGCAAAGCATCAGGTAGAGACCCTTAGAAGATTAAAAATTGCCTTCATTCATTATGCTGCCACCTAAAGCAATCTTTCTCACAGCAAGTTTCATGAGAAGAGGGACTGATTagagggcagggggaagaagTCAAGGGGCCTCGTGCCGCTCACTGACAGGCAACTGACATACCATTTCTGTTTGCAACACAGGGCAACATTGAGTGATTGCAAGTTGAGCATTCAGCTCCACTGAGTTACGGTCCTTAACACATGCACCACACATTAACTTTTAGAAAACCTCTTCTATGacgacaggctgagaaagttggggttgttcagcctggagaaaagaaggctctggggagacctaattgaggccttccagtacttaaagggggcctTCAGGAAAGctagagagggactgttcataAGGGCATGGAGCAATAAGACAggggggaatggctttaagcttaaggaggggagatttagattaggtataaggaaaaaaacacccttcactatgagggtggtgaggcactggaacaggttgcccagagaagctgtggatgccacctccctggaagtgttcaaggccaggatggatgaggctttgggcaatgtggtctattggagggtgtccctgcccatggcagagggttggaactagattatATTTACGGTctcttctaacccaaaccattctatgatctatGAAAAAAcatcctcaaaaaaaaagtttgcaattTGACACACATCACACCAGACATACACCTCAGGACCAGTCACTGCCAACTGCCGCGGGATTTGGGTTGACGGACATGAAACTTTCCCCACCTGGTAGCAGCATTTGGAACTCTGTGACAGCGCTACTCCAGCTAGTTTTGAAACCGACCCAGAACACACCCCGACTCCCTGCAATGCCTAAGAGTAAACCAGCTACGGACCCAGCTGCACTTTCCAAGAGCACGCCAAGCCCGTGGGTGGCGTTTAGGTTTGCACCCTCCGGGTGAGCCACCAGCTACCGCCCGAGCCGCTCCGTTCCGGGGCAAGCAGCGCTACCCGGCTCGCCGCAGTCACTGTCGCGGCGCGGGGGTCTCTACCCTGATCGTCACGCCTCGGTGCTCCCGGCAAAGGGGAAGGCGGAGGTGCCCGAGCGGCGCCACCCGCCCGAGCCCCGCCGgcggcccgcccccgccggcccggcccggtaCGTGACGTCGCCGCGACGCCAAGTAAACAAACAGGGCGGCAAGTGGGGCCGCGCTGGGCtaggccaggccaggccaggccaagCCAAGCGGCGCCGGACCCCGACTCCCACCCCAGCAGGACACCGCCAAGGAGACAAAAGCCGCGGGGCGCCTGTACCACCCCCCACGGCTCACCCCTCGTCCTCCTCGTTCTTGCTGGCGTCGATCTTGGCTCCCTCCGATTCGATcccgccgccgccacctccCCCGTCGGCGTTCCCCGCCCcagtccctgccagcccctcagGCTGCTCCACCGGCTCCGCCGAGCTGCCTCCAGCGCCCGCCACCGCCGAGTCCATGGCGAACTGCTGCTCCGACATGGCGGCGCCGCCGCTGCGGCTGACCCGCGCCGGCCGGCCGGCGACTACCCGCCGTCTCCGGCCCCGCTGCACCCTCCCCGCCGAGGCCTTAGCCCCGCTCGCGGCCCCGCCGACGAGACGAGCGCACAGAGCCCTCCTCCTTTCGTTCGCTTTTTTTAATGGCGCCGCCACCGATCCAACCTAAAATGGCGGACGGAAGGAGCGCGGCGAACACAGTCACGTGACACCGCCTCCCGGGGAGACGCTGTGGGGGGGTGCGTCGTCCCCGGAGCCGTTGGAGCTGTCGGTTGGCGACTGTTGCCTGTGAGCGCTGCGTCTGTTCTGGGGCGGCCTGCCGCCAACAGCAGGGCTTTTGGGTGGCCGCTGCGGAGCACGGCACGGGGCAAGCGGCGGCTCGAAGTAAGGCCGGGGGCGAGGGGGACGGACGCTCTCAATCCGACAgctggtgggcacctgcccGACGTGGCTTTCAGCCTTGCAGGGACCCGAGCCTGCACGGCCGGCCTGCGCCGAGGTCCTGGGCACCTCGCAACCTGCACGCAGCCCCTTGGAATATCTAGGGCCTGAAAGTAGCGAaactaagcttttttttaaaaaaaacccacaccaacaccacccacaaacaaaacaacaaagcaaacccaccaaaacaacttttaaatttaaaatgtaatttgctACAGGTTGAACTAAAACTTGGCTCTTAGACATGTCTTTTGAATATTAACAAGTGTAATAGCCAAGCCATATCCTAGTGGCAAAAGAGAGCAGCGCTTGCAGCCACCTGGAGGCACCACTGTTAAAGGACAGCTTCTACATCCAGCTCACTCTGGTTAAGTTGGGAGTACAAACTCACATGCTGCTGTGGCTTTCTCAGCGGCAAGTGCTGTTTCTTTAGGTTGTAGCCAGCGATGTCAGTGAGTCTTCTCTCATCCAATCTAATTGCTAAGATGGCAAGAACCTCCCCAGATCTAGCAACTGCTTAAACTCACAGCAGTTTCTGTAggacaagagaagaaaataccCAGCTGCCtgataaacactgaaaatatggTTTGGAAACTGACAGCTCTACCCAGACTGCTCCCTTTAGAAGTTTGCAAGACCAGTCTCCCCTGTGAATTTCACCTTCCTCTTCTAACAAGCAAGGTTGGATGCATGACTAGATACTTgtgctgcaaaaaaaccctcaagacTGTTGCAATCCTTTGGCCTTAGGCAAAATGCATATGCTCACCCATCCAGCTGTTCTCCTATTCAGAAAACAACCTGCTGATTAAAGCAGTTTCCCTTCTCCAGCAATCATTCATTCAGGCTTTTGTTATGTTGCTTGCTAGTATCACAAGATGGGAAACCTGTTTTCTGGTCCAGTTGAAGAGAGTCCAGTACAGGATCTAACTTGAAGGAATAGATTCCAACTTGTACAGAAATTAGTTGCTGAATTGGAAGAGACAGGAGTAATTGCTCTAGGGAAGTAATTAAGTTATAGCCTTGAGTATTCTAGAACCCAAGTACTTGAAAAACCTTTAAAGGTGATACAGATCTCACTATCTAACCCCTCAAGCAGTGCTATCAGCATAAGAAAGGTGCTGCTGTAGTACTAGATCCCTCCCTTGAGGTGTATGAAATTGGCAGTATTGTGCCACAGActactttctcctcttttctgcagctggcaggagaCAACTCTGCTGTCTTCCACAGTGATGCTAACTCAAGGCACTATACTATGGTGCTCTCAAGACAGGTCAGGAAAAGGAGTTGGTTGTACTGACCTGTATACACAATTATTTTGTCCTGGGCCATTTTTGATCTCCAGAAAGGTACCTGCCCTTCTATACAAGTAAAAATATAGTTATAACACTGTAAGCTGACAGCCAACAGCAAGACTACACATTCATTTAAGTAAGCATTTATTAGAGAATCCTTTAACATGAAATTATACAAATAAAGTTTGTATAAACACAAGTCCACATTGTGTCATAACATGAATggcaaaaagaaagtaaaaaccaTAAAAGAAAACTAGTCAGCTGCTATGTACAGTTGGACACAGTTGTGTCGTACACTAAAAGTCTTTTACAAAATAGTCATTTCCTCTCACGGAGACCACCCTCCATTCACTCACGATGCGCTGCAAGATGGCTTTGTTGCAGTATCTCTACctaaaaaccaagaaaaaatgtttgttagATCTGTGCAAGTTACTACAAGAATCGTTAAAAGGTCCATTTTCATGAACTGCTTTAAGTCTTCTATATATTCCTTTCTTCATTGTTAAAGATCATATGCATATTTATTAAGGTAACACAAGAGGTTTTGTTACCCATCAGTAATTTATCTTCCCAAATATAGCCATTCAGCCCATTTAGGAAGCTGTTCCAGAACAAAAACACATCCAATTTAGACTATTAATCAGGCTCTGGATcagtttttttccactggaaagaCTGCCAAAAGGGTTTCCAATTATTTGTTTATCCATCTAAATGACTGCTGTGCAAACACGAGTCAGGCCAATTTAGTTTGGTACACGTGCATATGatctttaatgtttttccagATTTAAAAGTTCGTTTTGGTTTGCAGATTTCACTATtagctataaaaagaaaaaagcaagcattaaATCTTAAAGAATGCACACTTAAAATGAGGTTCCACAATTGAAATACAACACTAAACAGAAGACCAAATGATTAAGCTGTAAAGGCATTTATGTACTTTAACTCCTGTAAAAAACCATTTAAGTTAAGACACTTAATCtccaaaaagattaaaaaaaagaagccaaagtCTGAAGTTTTCCACTTTAATCTTTACGCTGGTACATGAAGTTGGAAGAGACCATACCACAGGACAGCGTTTTCTGGTGTATGCCTTGCGCTCTGCCTGCAACGTGCGACCCCAGAGATAGACGTGGTCAGGGTGACACACGGCCTGCAATGAAGTTCCCGCTGGCGGGTACAAACAAGGTATAATGTCAGAGTTAGAAGACAAcattcttgttttccttaagTTGTACCCATTTCAGTACTTTACCTGTTAATACTTCTAATAAGTTTAATTATTCCTCTAGACCACCTGGTACACAAcgcaaaacagaaaaactcttATGTTTTTCTGAAGTACTAAAGAAGATAAAGTCACGTTTTTACAAAGTTAAAGATCTATAGACACTGTAGGcaaagctggttttaaaaaaaaagtattttttaaagttaacaaAAGcttaattaaaggaaaagtcATGCTATGCAAGTTTTTACTCTTCATTTGTCTATTGATCTTTAAATTAGATTAGACATACTCAGAGTAGACCTTGCACTCATGTACACACCTGTTTCCTCAAGTATAGGTACTGCTTTAGTACGGCTGGTAGTTGTTTTGGTGATTGCCGCCACCACGAGATGCCTTTCCATATGTGCTTTGTTGACCTGTAGAGAACAGGGAGGGGGGAACACAAACAACTCAGAAGCATCAAGACTAACATCTAACACTCTGAAAGAAATTGTTCCCATACAGTACACCAACAGGGCTACTCTTTAGAGCCATGTGTTATGAATAAGAGGTGTTACAGAACAAGTTACTAAGAGAGGCCTCTGTTTAAAGATGCACGCTATTGTTATCTGGAATGAGATTAAAACCCACTTACCACTGTAATCCGTGTATCCTGGCCCATATCCATAATTGGGATAGTTGTACCCAGAGTAATCATATCCTCCATAGCCACTGTAGCTTTGATCACTGTAAGCACTATTGTAGTTTCCATATCCTTGATCATAGTAGTTATTAAATCCTTGATTCCAGTTTTGTCCCTGACCTGAAACCAAATATAGCATTTATAAGTTACAGAACTTattatttcctcctctcctacaTCACTTCATCTACCTTCCTATGGCAATCTTTCTATGCCAGAACTACTACCTGTAAGAATCCTCTTGCCTtcccaagaaaaataattttctaaaaagaattGAGGCATCTCATTTGCATATGAGAGATGGGTAATAAGATCTTATCACCCACAACAATGTTAGACAGTAAGTAGTCCAGCTCATAAAActgacaggaaaaacaaaacaacacaacgCTGAAGGCATACACTACGTGTACTCCCTTAACTTCCATTTGTGATCTTTAATTGCCTGAACACCAAGTTATACCACAGGATCAGCTTTACTGCATTGTGTTGGTCGTGACTGCTTGACTTTTTAAGACTGAGATGTATTAACTTGTAAAGTAACAGCTGATTGTTTCTCATCTATTTGCAAGGTGTAGCAAAGTGACTGTCTTCCTGTTTACCAAATAGCTCATGGTTTCTCGCCCAAGAGCCAACCAATAGGGTATCCCTTCATCTGAAAAGATAATTGCACTATCCATTTAGCTATGCTGCCAACTGTGGGTATACAAAAGCACCCTACATCCAGCTTGCCACTTCACCACTTGAGTGCAAGCAGAGCAAAAAGAGATTCTTAAGCTTCCACAAGCAATCACAATCATCAAAATACCATTTACTGAAAGGCTACTTTCCACCTTCAATTTAAACATGAGATATGCATGCAGCCCAAAACCTGGAATATCTACAAATATCTTAGTGTTTGGTACAGACACTTAAGCATATACACCAATTTCAACATCCCAAACACTCACCCCGTCCACGCCCCCTTCCACCTCCTCGTCCACCAGCCGcattgctttttcctcctttctgctgctgctgctgctgcctgtatACCTCTTTAGGCTGTGCTACTTTGATCTCACACTGTAAAGACAGAAATTCTTTAACTCATCAAGAATTTCGAGGCTCAATTTTATGAGGTGCTTTCAGGGAATCCTACAGAGATTGTTTATTTCACATGCTAAGAACAAGAGCTTCTGTACCTTGCCTGAACCAATTTGATGGTATCTGCTTTCTAGTAACTTCTTTACTGGCTCTTCATCTGTGTACGTGATAAAACAGAAGCCCCTCCTTTCATTTGTCTTTGTGTCCATGGGAAGCTCAATGTTTTCAATCTGAAATCAAAAGTACCTATCAAAACCGCATGAAATCTGTAAGCCACTTTTTATGCTACCAGAACCCTTCAGCAGTCCAATGTTTATGCCAACTGCTTTTGACAGCTATAAATCAGCTCATCACACTATGGAATCATTAACATGCATATAGTTTCAACAATTCCTAGTTTTATGTAAGCCTGAGCCAGCTCTCtcctaaaaaaaatcttctgtctTAAGACTGAGGCAACACTGTACTTGAAAACCAGAGCTGTTGTTATATGTTATCATACTATACCTCGCCAAAAGCGCCAAAGTACTCCTTAATCTGTTCTTCAGATGTATCTGGACTCAACCCAccaacaaacactttttttggtGGCTCCTTCCCTTTTAGAGCTTTTGCCCTTTTAGGATCTATTAGTTTCCCATCCAGTTTGTGTTCCTTGAGTTCCAACACCTAAGCAgcacacaagaaaacaaagtctCAGATCACTACAGTGACCCAGGCAGGCTTTGTGCCATCGATTCACAATAAATCCACCCACCTTCTCCACACTGGCAGCGTCCTTGAAGAGCACGAACCCAAACCCCCTCGACCTCCCAGTGACTGGGTCTGTTTTAATCGTACAATCCACAACCTCACCAAATCGAGAGAGATACTCTGTCAAGTCTTTCTTGCTGGTGTCCCAGCTGAGGCCTCCAATAAACATTTTCCTGAAACGCAGTAAGTACATAGGAATACGCGTGTGCAAACGCACACGGCTGGATGCAAACGCACACGGCTGGATGCAAACGCACACGGCTGGATGCAAACGCACACGGCTGGATGCAAACGCACGCGTGGAGCACGGAGCAAGCTCACTCATGGCCACCGCAAGCCAAAGGCGATCAGGTAGCCACGGCCACCCGGCTCGGCTTGCAGGGCCTAACAGCCGCGCCCACTGCTCCAGGCTGCAGGGGCAGCACCAAGGAAGCCGCAGCGGCTGTCCGGGCCCGGCCTCACCGTTACACGTGGGCCGGGTCTGcgcgtccccccccgccccgagcccGCCAGCAGCGCGCGCCCCCATAGGCTACCAGTGACGTCACGCCCCGTGACCGGCAGCGTCCCACCTCCACCCCCTGCGCCCCATGGAAACTGGGTCACCGGCTCGGGACACAAAGGCGGGCGCGGCCATTGGCGTAGGGAGGGggaggccccgccccgccggatcccgccccgcccccccagcgcccgacacccaccccccccccaaggcccAGGAAGACGGGTGAGGGAGATAGAGGCGCGACCCCTCCAGCCCTACCCGTCGTCCTGCTGGTTCTTGCTCGCATTGATCTTGGAGCCCTCGGCGAACTCCTCCGGGCCACCACTCATCTCAGTCGCGTCCTCCATGGCGGGGCGAGGGTGGCGGAACTGCTCAAACGAGCGGCGGAGACAGCAGAGACCTGCGCGGGCGAGAAAATGGCGGCGGAAGAGATCCGGGCACCGCCTGCGCCGCCCTTATATAGCCGCACCGGCAGCCAATCAGCGCCGCCCTCTCGCTCGGCGCCGCAGCACCCCTGGCGGCTTCCAGCGGGGCTGCAGTACCCGCCCGCCGACAGGCGGCCAGTCCTCCCCGAGCGCACAGGCCCCGGCCTGGCCGCTCCGGGTGCGGCGCCGGTACGGCCGTGCCCTGCCCCGGTACCCGGAGTGCGGTGTGCAGCCACCATCACCGCCTGCCTCGCCCATCCGCGTGCTTGGTGCTCCCCGCACCCTTCGCGCCGCGGGCCGTGGAGCGAGGCGGCGGTCGCTGCCCTGGGCGAGGACGGGGAGTAGGGGACCGGGACAGGCGGGCACCGGCGCCGGGGCTGGGCGGAGGGGGGGATAACGTGCAACCCAAAAACGCCGTTCaggaggcggcggggcgggcgctcGAGGGGCGGGCACAGCTGGCGCGGCACTCCCCGCCGCCGGGATCTCGCCGTCGCCGCACTCACCTCCCGCGGTCCGCAGCAGCACGGCACGGTTCGGCCCGCCCCCCCGCGCAGCCGCAGCCGCAGGGCGGagcgccccccgccgccgcgctcaCCCGGTGCGCCCCGCGCCCCACGTGCCACCGCTATGGGCGTGCTGCCGGTGCCGGTGGAGGTGCGCGCCATCCTGCTGGACATCGAGGGCACCACCACCCCCATCGCCTTCGTCCAGGTGAGACCCGGCGGGGAGGGCGGCAGCGGCCTCCCCACGCGGCCGAGAGCCCTGCTGGCGCTGCCGGGGGGCTCCGTTAGCATCGCTGTTACTATCATGATTCCCCCCCCAGCCGTGGCAGTCGGGGCGGGCACGCTGCGCCGGCCAGATTTCTGTGACCGCAAGTCCCCTTCGCTGGCACGGCCCCTCTGCGGGGAAGAAGCGCCTctcccagcgctgcagcccTGCGCAGGGCAGGCCCGAGTTTCCTTCAGAAGCATAAAACCGTGacacattttctgtgtttttctgaataATGCTCACGAAAAAATATGTCTCCTTTAACCGATCGCCTGCCTTTTTTGTGGGCAGGGGAACAGGGAACTATTCAGATCCAGGGAAGTTCagtaaatgattttttttttcatggatatAGGGCAGTTGGAGTTCGCTCAGCCTCATTTAGGAAATGCCCTCGAGCATCACTGTTGCTCAGatggctggagctgcagcacctCACCCGAGTTAGCAGAGAGCCTGAAGTACTATCCTGTGGTTATCCACTGCCTTTTCACTTCAAAAGGGTGGTACAGTCAGATGCCTCTGGTGTCACCAGAGATGTATGTCCTTCCTCCAGCATGCACAGGACCAGTATAGGGAGAGGGTAGCACAGAGAGCGCATCAAGTGTACATTAAAAGGATTGTACTAACAGCAAATACGTATAAGCAGCTTCCCTTGCTTCCCTTGCCTAGGAGGAGACTTTAGGCTATTGAAAATGTTGATTTGGGTGCAGAAGCTAGGGGACTGGGAAGTCTGTAAGGCCAGCAAGAGGCATCAGGACAAACAACTGTAAATATGCTATTAAAATATGCAGGTCCCTCCTCTCCAAGAGGTTTTCATCCCTAACCAGGCTCATGTGCTTCACAGGAGAGAGCAGTTTGTGTTTAAGATGTCGAATGGAATCATTCCATTCTTGCCATTAACCTGTATTTCTCCATGAGATGTTATAGCTTTTGGTGGATCTTTTTTGCCAGTAGTTTACGAAGGTGCTTTGTGACCTCCATGATGGGCAGAAGCCTTGCCAGGCTTTCTAGGTGTCTCTGGTAACACAGTTTGACAGATGAACAACATGACCTACATCTTTTCTGTCCATGTTCTTTCAGTGCTCTTGAAGAAACTTCAGGTCTAGATGGCATTACAGCTGCATCCCTCCACTCaatatctttcaatttaaaCAGTTTGAACAGCTTGGATTTCTTACTAAACATCTAACAGAGCAACAAAGTTGGATATATCCACCTTGAATCCGTTTTGCTGTTGTGCAAATAATGTGCAATACGCCTGAGATGGTTTCCTACTCAAAGTCTTTCTGTTGCAGGGAGGCCAAATGAGTTACAGTTTTCAATAAAACTCAGTTTGTTGGAAATCctgaaaatgctttaaacaAGTTATTTCACTTGGACTTTCAGTTAATCTCCATAATTTCTATTTCCCTTAAAAGGTCCACTGTTGGTTCTgcaggcattttattttttaatattaaaggattttatttaatcCCTTCTTTATTATTAGGATTATTGAATATGCAAAGTAAGGAAATAGGATGAGCCAGTTAATGGGTGGATTAAGGAAAGATACCAGAAAAGACAATATTTGGTGACCCCTAGTTAGAGGTCACCAAGTCTTCTCTTTTGCTAGGTCCACCCTGGCAGAGAAAAGTAGATGGCAGGGGAGAGATGTAATTTGATAAACTACATCCCCTGGGATTTGCCAGATCTCCTGTAAAAGAGCAGATTTTTCACTGAACTTTGTGACAGTTTGCATGGACATTGAGAGGGAAATTGACCCTCGTTGCTTGAAATCTTGTAAGTGCTAAGTACAACGTGCTATGTGGGTGTCTACTGACAGTAAAAATACCACCCTTTCTATACTGGGTTTAACATTGCTGTGAGCAGTTGCAAAGGCTTAGGCAGGCTGTCAAGCTGTTTGCTGATGGCTGTTTCTCCATCCTGCCAAGCTGTGTCAGAGCAGCCACATCTGGGGCTGGACATCGCTGAGGAGCCTGGCTGTCCGACAGTGTGGTGTGGTGATAGCACCCTTCTCCTCGGCATGCAGAGGAGATGGACAGAGTGATGGGAGCTGTGCACAGCAGGCAGGTTTAGGTCTCCTGCTAGCCAAGATAAAAGAGAAGTGGGTTAAACCTATTCAAGAGTTTGCAGCTACCAATTTTTACTGAAAGCTGAAGTCTTAGTGATGGAGGCATTTCCTTGCAGGATGCAAGGAGTCTTTCTTCCACACAAACTCATGGCCTTTTAAACATAGTACATAATTGCCTGGGATCACTCCTGACATCAGTAAATCATCTGTTCCACTGTCTGTCCACCACTCCAGCTGTCACATGGGTGTCCCCTCTTGGACCAGATGGATGCATTTGCCAATGGGCCAAGGCTTTTATCCTTTTAAAATCcactgaatcacagaatacACCGCGCTTTTGGAGGCCGTTTGGAAGTTTTTCTTTGCCAGCACAAGAGcatgaaatactgcttttggaAAGCACTTGGGACCTTTTGACATCCAACTTGTAAGGGAAGTTAAACCAAGTCACTGGGTTGGTTGCATTTCCCAGTGGATACTCTTTAATTTCCGctacaatttaaaagaaagcttgAAAGCAACTAAGCTCAAgtaaaggaaatgagaaagtaACTGGGGGTATTACAAGGCTGTTGATTTCCTTAGACAAGTTTGTGGTAATTTTGTAGGCATTTAAGAGATTTTCCTTTCCCCTAAatttacattgttttaaaaatatacaacatggaaaatgCAATATTGGAGTAATAGAAAATCCTGCAGTTCTGCCACCACATCACACTTTCAAGACCACTGTTTTCTTAATTCAGTAACAAGTTAAAGGTGACAtacaatgagaagaaaaataccacTGGCCATTTTTTGAGGAGAGATGAGCTCAGGCTAGTTTCCTCCCATCTCTGCTCCATCCCAGATTTTTCGATTAACAAAAGTTTGGTTCTGTACCCAAAGGAAGGagctccctgcccttccccttgTCCTGAGGCTCTTCCT
Proteins encoded in this window:
- the HNRNPDL gene encoding heterogeneous nuclear ribonucleoprotein D-like, which produces MEDATEMSGGPEEFAEGSKINASKNQQDDGKMFIGGLSWDTSKKDLTEYLSRFGEVVDCTIKTDPVTGRSRGFGFVLFKDAASVEKVLELKEHKLDGKLIDPKRAKALKGKEPPKKVFVGGLSPDTSEEQIKEYFGAFGEIENIELPMDTKTNERRGFCFITYTDEEPVKKLLESRYHQIGSGKCEIKVAQPKEVYRQQQQQQKGGKSNAAGGRGGGRGRGRGQGQNWNQGFNNYYDQGYGNYNSAYSDQSYSGYGGYDYSGYNYPNYGYGPGYTDYSGQQSTYGKASRGGGNHQNNYQPY